The following are encoded together in the Lysobacter silvisoli genome:
- the tkt gene encoding transketolase: MTTPSRRDLANAIRFLAIDAVQAANSGHPGMPMGMADIAEVLWNDYYNHNPNNPKWFNRDRFVLSNGHGSMLQYALLHLSGYDLSLDELKRFRQLDSKTPGHPENFMTPGVETTTGPLGQGLANAVGMALAEKLLAQRYNRPELAIVDHRTWVFMGDGCLMEGISHEAASLAGTWGLGKLVAFWDDNKISIDGNTDGWFTDDTPARFEAYGWRVIRNVNGHDPVEIKTAIDTAMAKDDKPTLICCRTTIGYGSPGKAGKESSHGAPLGKDEVTATREALNWPHAPFEIPEAIYDGWRSRSTGLVREDQWNRLFDAYAAQYPAEAAELTRRSHAQLPDDFAAAAQAYIAKLQADGPTIASRKASQMAIETFAPLLPELVGGSADLAHSNLTLWKASKSVASADPDANYVYYGVREFAMTAISNGLAVHGGFIPFDATFLVFSDYARNAVRMSALMGAHAIHVYTHDSIGLGEDGPTHQPIEHLASLRYIPHNDVWRPCDAVESAVAWRAAIERKDGPSCLVFSRQNLPHQPRSDEQLQQVARGGYVLRDSDGTPELILIATGSEVGLATQAADALMAEGRKVRVVSMPSTDVFDRQDAAYRESVLPGAVRKRVAIEAGVSDFWRKYVGLDGAVIGIDEFGASAPAEALFPHFGFTVGHVVDAAKALG; this comes from the coding sequence ATGACGACGCCCAGCCGCCGCGACCTCGCCAACGCCATCCGATTCCTCGCCATCGACGCGGTGCAGGCCGCCAACTCCGGTCATCCGGGCATGCCCATGGGCATGGCCGACATCGCCGAGGTGCTGTGGAACGACTACTACAACCACAACCCGAACAATCCGAAGTGGTTCAACCGCGACCGCTTCGTGCTGTCCAACGGCCACGGCTCGATGCTGCAGTACGCGCTGCTGCACCTGTCCGGTTACGACCTGTCGCTGGACGAGCTCAAGCGCTTCCGCCAGCTGGACTCCAAGACCCCGGGCCACCCCGAGAACTTCATGACCCCGGGCGTGGAAACCACCACCGGTCCGCTCGGCCAGGGCCTGGCCAACGCGGTCGGCATGGCGCTGGCGGAGAAGCTGCTGGCGCAGCGCTACAACCGCCCCGAGCTGGCCATCGTCGACCACCGCACCTGGGTGTTCATGGGCGACGGCTGCCTGATGGAAGGCATCTCGCACGAAGCCGCCTCGCTGGCCGGCACCTGGGGCCTGGGCAAGCTGGTCGCGTTCTGGGACGACAACAAGATCTCCATCGACGGCAATACCGACGGCTGGTTCACCGACGACACCCCGGCCCGCTTCGAGGCCTACGGCTGGCGCGTGATCCGCAACGTCAACGGCCACGATCCGGTCGAGATCAAGACCGCCATCGACACCGCGATGGCCAAGGACGACAAGCCCACCCTGATCTGCTGCCGCACCACCATCGGCTACGGCTCGCCGGGCAAGGCCGGCAAGGAATCCTCGCACGGCGCGCCGCTGGGCAAGGACGAAGTGACCGCCACGCGCGAAGCCTTGAACTGGCCGCACGCGCCGTTCGAGATTCCCGAAGCGATCTACGACGGCTGGCGCTCGCGCAGCACCGGCCTGGTGCGCGAAGACCAGTGGAACCGCCTGTTCGACGCCTATGCCGCGCAGTACCCGGCCGAGGCCGCCGAGCTGACCCGCCGTTCGCACGCGCAGCTGCCGGACGATTTCGCCGCCGCCGCGCAGGCCTACATCGCCAAGCTGCAGGCCGACGGCCCGACCATCGCCTCGCGCAAGGCCTCGCAGATGGCGATCGAGACCTTCGCTCCGCTGCTGCCGGAACTGGTCGGCGGCTCGGCCGACCTGGCCCATTCCAACCTGACCCTGTGGAAGGCCAGCAAGTCGGTGGCCAGCGCCGATCCGGACGCCAACTACGTCTATTACGGCGTGCGCGAATTCGCGATGACCGCGATCAGCAACGGCCTGGCCGTGCACGGCGGCTTCATTCCCTTCGACGCCACCTTCCTGGTGTTCAGCGACTACGCGCGCAACGCCGTGCGCATGAGCGCGCTGATGGGCGCGCACGCGATCCACGTCTACACCCACGACTCCATCGGCCTGGGCGAGGACGGCCCCACCCATCAGCCGATCGAGCACCTGGCCAGCCTGCGCTACATCCCGCACAACGACGTCTGGCGCCCCTGCGACGCGGTCGAGTCCGCGGTGGCCTGGCGCGCGGCGATCGAGCGCAAGGACGGCCCCAGCTGCCTGGTGTTCTCGCGCCAGAACCTGCCGCACCAGCCGCGCAGCGACGAGCAGCTGCAGCAGGTCGCGCGCGGCGGCTACGTGCTGCGCGACAGCGACGGCACGCCGGAGCTGATCCTGATCGCCACCGGTTCGGAAGTGGGCCTGGCCACCCAGGCCGCCGACGCGCTGATGGCCGAAGGCCGCAAGGTGCGCGTGGTGTCGATGCCGTCCACCGATGTGTTCGACCGCCAGGACGCGGCCTACCGCGAGTCCGTGCTGCCCGGCGCGGTGCGTAAGCGCGTGGCCATCGAGGCCGGCGTCAGCGACTTCTGGCGCAAGTACGTGGGCCTGGACGGCGCGGTGATCGGCATCGACGAGTTCGGCGCCTCGGCGCCGGCCGAAGCGCTGTTCCCGCACTTCGGCTTCACCGTCGGCCACGTGGTCGACGCGGCCAAGGCCCTGGGCTGA
- a CDS encoding dicarboxylate/amino acid:cation symporter, with translation MTVASTGAGGDTPIRGNGKLPLHWKMAIGFLAGLALGLIVHYAVPADAAWVKTLTTYVTQPVATVFLRLIFMLVIPLLFSALVIGVSEMGDVRAFGRIGWRTLAFTVLMSAIAVALGLVLVNWIKPGAGVDPALAQQLLAENAERAKAIVSDVGSQPKGMDMLLSIVPDNVVKAAAENTILAVMFFALMMGIGMVLTQSPAVDTLKRGIQGLFDVSMTLIGLVIRLAPYAVFCLMFNMTVVFGADLLAKLASYVMVVVIALALHLFVTYSLALRFLGGWSPLKFFRGAQELMLLAFSTASSNASLPTALRVADEIGLPRRVSRFVLTVGATANQNGTALFEGVTVIFLAQFFGVELSLAQQVTVMFVCILGGIGTAGVPSGSLPVIALICGMVGVPPEGIGLILGVNHFLDMCRTTLNVTGDLAVAAVVSRGETDPPAERLAD, from the coding sequence ATGACCGTAGCGAGCACCGGGGCCGGTGGCGACACGCCGATCCGCGGCAATGGCAAGCTGCCCTTGCACTGGAAGATGGCGATCGGTTTCCTGGCCGGCCTGGCCCTGGGCCTGATCGTCCACTACGCCGTTCCCGCCGACGCGGCCTGGGTCAAGACCCTCACCACCTACGTCACCCAGCCGGTGGCCACGGTGTTCCTGCGCCTGATCTTCATGCTGGTGATCCCGCTGCTGTTCTCGGCGCTGGTGATCGGCGTGTCGGAGATGGGCGACGTGCGCGCCTTCGGCCGCATCGGCTGGCGCACCCTGGCCTTCACCGTGCTGATGTCCGCCATCGCCGTGGCCCTGGGCCTGGTGCTGGTGAACTGGATCAAGCCCGGCGCCGGCGTCGACCCGGCGCTGGCGCAGCAACTGCTGGCCGAGAACGCCGAGCGCGCCAAGGCCATCGTCAGCGACGTGGGCAGCCAGCCCAAGGGCATGGACATGCTGCTGTCCATCGTGCCCGACAACGTGGTCAAGGCCGCGGCCGAGAACACCATCCTGGCGGTGATGTTCTTCGCCCTGATGATGGGCATCGGCATGGTGCTGACCCAGTCGCCGGCGGTGGACACGCTCAAGCGCGGCATCCAGGGCCTGTTCGACGTGTCGATGACCCTGATCGGCCTGGTGATCCGGCTGGCGCCCTACGCGGTGTTCTGCCTGATGTTCAACATGACCGTGGTGTTCGGCGCCGACCTGCTGGCCAAGCTGGCCAGCTACGTGATGGTGGTGGTGATCGCGCTGGCGCTGCACCTGTTCGTGACCTATTCGCTGGCGCTGCGCTTCCTCGGCGGCTGGTCGCCGCTGAAGTTCTTCCGCGGCGCGCAGGAGCTGATGCTGCTGGCCTTCTCCACCGCCTCCAGCAACGCCAGCCTGCCCACAGCGCTGCGCGTGGCCGACGAGATCGGCCTGCCGCGGCGGGTGTCGCGTTTCGTGCTGACCGTGGGCGCCACCGCCAACCAGAACGGCACCGCGCTGTTCGAGGGCGTGACGGTCATCTTCCTGGCCCAGTTCTTCGGCGTGGAGCTGAGCCTGGCCCAGCAGGTCACGGTGATGTTCGTCTGCATCCTCGGCGGCATCGGCACCGCCGGCGTGCCTTCGGGTTCGCTGCCGGTGATCGCGCTGATCTGCGGCATGGTCGGGGTACCGCCGGAAGGCATCGGCCTGATCCTGGGCGTGAACCACTTCCTGGACATGTGCCGCACCACCCTGAACGTGACCGGCGACCTGGCCGTGGCCGCGGTGGTCTCGCGCGGCGAAACCGACCCGCCGGCCGAGCGCCTGGCCGACTGA
- a CDS encoding BatD family protein — MSTTPQVSSRFLARCALALLLALAAFAVGAQPRAWLDRDTIGVGETVTLNIETTAVAGGGPDYAPLRTDFEVSNNTSRRSFERVNGRYVTRSLFGVALRPRRDGRLSIPSIVVGNERTAPLTLVVTPASAQVPARAGDDVFIESQADAADPYVQQAVGWVVRLYAAVPIVAGQLDQPAPEGASFQRVGDDAQYSREIGGRRYNVVERRYLLVPERSGPLTVPGARFEGRGAPSFLEDMFGGNGDNLRTAAAPRRLQVKAMPANAPQPWLPLRDLQLRYQSTPPQLRAGSAATLTVELSADGATAAQLPELQLPPIDGVQVFADPAQSDESFVGGRPRVKLTRKFSLVPTRTGATRLDGLRLGWWDVGAGAPRNAELPPLQWTVAAADGSAPASPAVPAASGESGGKASPIAAIAQDPSARWWALAALVFAALWLATLVWALHLRAHPRVAPRLARPATSGAVAAAAATGAEDTTLSPPSGGRRGSLKQLLDTGDFGEIEAALCALARPPAADLDAVLARLADPAQREALQAMQRARWGGGDAVAARAQLRSAFAPGPRWRDAGAAPASPLPPLYPPG, encoded by the coding sequence ATGAGCACGACTCCGCAGGTTTCTTCCCGCTTCCTGGCGCGCTGCGCGCTGGCCCTGTTGCTGGCGCTGGCCGCGTTCGCCGTCGGCGCGCAGCCGCGCGCCTGGCTGGACCGCGACACCATCGGCGTGGGCGAAACCGTCACCCTGAACATCGAAACCACCGCGGTGGCCGGCGGCGGTCCGGACTACGCGCCGCTGCGCACCGACTTCGAGGTCAGCAACAACACCAGCCGGCGCTCGTTCGAGCGCGTCAACGGCCGCTACGTCACCCGCTCGCTGTTCGGCGTGGCGTTGCGCCCGCGTCGCGACGGGCGCCTGAGCATTCCCTCCATCGTCGTCGGCAACGAGCGCACCGCGCCGCTGACCCTGGTGGTGACACCGGCCAGCGCGCAGGTGCCGGCGCGCGCGGGCGACGACGTGTTTATCGAAAGCCAGGCCGACGCCGCCGACCCCTATGTGCAGCAGGCGGTGGGCTGGGTGGTGCGGCTGTACGCGGCGGTGCCGATCGTGGCCGGCCAGCTCGACCAGCCGGCACCGGAGGGCGCGTCGTTCCAGCGCGTGGGCGACGACGCCCAGTATTCGCGCGAGATCGGCGGGCGCCGTTACAACGTGGTCGAGCGCCGTTACCTGTTGGTGCCGGAGCGCAGCGGCCCGCTGACCGTGCCCGGCGCGCGCTTCGAGGGCCGCGGCGCCCCGAGCTTCCTGGAAGACATGTTCGGCGGCAACGGCGACAACCTGCGCACCGCGGCGGCGCCGCGGCGCCTGCAGGTGAAGGCGATGCCCGCCAATGCGCCGCAGCCCTGGCTGCCCTTGCGCGACCTGCAACTGCGCTACCAGTCCACCCCGCCGCAGCTGCGCGCCGGCAGCGCCGCCACGCTGACCGTGGAGCTCAGCGCCGACGGCGCCACCGCGGCGCAGCTGCCCGAGCTGCAGCTGCCGCCGATCGATGGCGTGCAGGTGTTCGCCGATCCGGCGCAGTCGGACGAGAGCTTCGTCGGCGGCCGGCCGCGGGTGAAGCTGACCCGCAAGTTCTCGCTGGTGCCCACGCGCACCGGCGCCACCCGTTTGGACGGCCTGCGCCTGGGCTGGTGGGACGTGGGCGCGGGCGCACCGCGCAACGCCGAGCTGCCGCCGCTGCAATGGACGGTGGCCGCCGCCGATGGCTCCGCGCCGGCGTCACCGGCGGTGCCCGCGGCCAGCGGCGAGAGTGGCGGCAAGGCCTCGCCGATCGCGGCGATCGCCCAGGACCCGTCCGCGCGCTGGTGGGCGCTCGCGGCGCTGGTGTTCGCCGCGCTGTGGTTGGCGACCCTGGTCTGGGCCTTGCACCTGCGCGCGCATCCGCGCGTGGCGCCGCGCCTGGCGCGGCCCGCTACCTCCGGTGCGGTTGCGGCGGCTGCCGCCACGGGCGCTGAAGACACCACGTTGTCGCCGCCCTCGGGCGGCCGCCGCGGTTCGCTCAAGCAACTGCTGGACACGGGCGACTTCGGCGAGATCGAAGCCGCGCTGTGCGCGCTGGCCCGGCCGCCGGCCGCGGATCTGGACGCCGTGCTCGCGCGCCTGGCCGACCCGGCCCAGCGCGAGGCCCTGCAGGCCATGCAGCGCGCGCGCTGGGGCGGCGGCGATGCCGTGGCCGCGCGCGCGCAGCTGCGCAGCGCGTTCGCGCCGGGCCCGCGCTGGCGCGACGCCGGCGCCGCGCCCGCCTCGCCGCTGCCGCCGCTGTATCCGCCAGGCTGA
- a CDS encoding tetratricopeptide repeat protein produces the protein MSELSAALSQLHLLRPHWLWALALLPLLWLWWRLRHRRASAWRQLVDPHLLPHLIDGGQDRRSRLGLVAASLVYALAVLSLAGPSWRQSEQPLWQSRAPLVIALDLSSATLAADLPPSRLAQARAKIGQLLRQRMGGQVGLVAYAGDAFTVAPLSDDGANVAVFLDALSPDVMPLDGQRADRAINWSARLLRRAGFERGDILLLTDHGDARSNAAALQALARGYRVSVLGLGSVTGAATRRPDGSIVGVRLDESSLRALAAAGGGRYAALGEGDADLRALRVLDAGTGGASAAQGVKGKIWQDEGYWLLPPLLLLGLLAFRRRGAALAGLALCLWLPLQPARAQAQATPPAQTQTQNQATRDWWQRPDQRAHRTMQQGTQAYRSGDYRRAADLYRQGQGADAHYNRGNALAKAGQYPQAIAEYDRALQLQPGMADAIANKRAVEAAMKRKPPPGQKSQQHNPSQQGGQGQQQQPPQQSKGQAGQQPPKSPQPQPNERDESGAQREQDPAAQARAQQQADQAQRERMQRALQQRPGEQTPAQARKRAKETPEQRERRIANEAWLKRVPDDPGGLLREKFRIEYERRQVLGEDDE, from the coding sequence ATGAGCGAGCTGAGCGCTGCGCTGTCGCAACTGCATCTGCTGCGCCCGCACTGGTTGTGGGCGCTGGCGCTGCTGCCGTTGCTCTGGCTGTGGTGGCGCTTGCGCCACCGCCGCGCCAGCGCCTGGCGCCAGTTGGTCGATCCGCATCTGCTGCCGCACCTGATCGACGGCGGCCAGGACCGGCGTTCGCGCCTGGGTCTGGTCGCCGCGTCCTTGGTGTACGCACTGGCGGTGCTGTCTCTGGCGGGGCCGAGCTGGCGCCAGAGCGAGCAGCCGCTGTGGCAGAGCCGCGCGCCGCTGGTGATCGCGCTGGATCTGTCCAGCGCCACGCTCGCGGCCGATCTGCCGCCCAGCCGGCTGGCGCAGGCGCGGGCCAAGATCGGCCAGCTGTTGCGCCAGCGCATGGGCGGGCAGGTCGGCCTGGTCGCCTACGCCGGCGACGCGTTCACCGTGGCGCCGCTGAGCGACGACGGCGCCAACGTGGCCGTGTTCCTGGATGCGCTGAGTCCCGACGTGATGCCGCTGGACGGCCAGCGCGCGGATCGCGCCATCAACTGGTCGGCGCGGCTGCTGCGCCGCGCCGGTTTCGAGCGCGGCGACATCCTGCTGCTCACCGATCATGGCGACGCGCGCAGCAATGCGGCGGCGCTGCAGGCGCTGGCGCGCGGGTACCGCGTGTCGGTGCTGGGCCTGGGCAGCGTCACCGGCGCCGCCACCCGCCGCCCGGACGGCAGCATCGTCGGCGTGCGTCTGGACGAAAGTTCGTTGCGCGCCTTGGCCGCGGCCGGCGGCGGCCGCTATGCCGCGCTGGGCGAGGGCGATGCCGATCTGCGCGCGCTGCGCGTGCTCGACGCCGGCACCGGCGGCGCCAGCGCCGCGCAGGGCGTGAAGGGCAAGATCTGGCAGGACGAAGGCTATTGGCTGCTGCCGCCGCTGCTGTTGCTGGGCTTGCTGGCGTTCCGCCGCCGCGGCGCCGCGCTGGCCGGCCTGGCGTTATGCCTGTGGCTGCCGCTGCAACCGGCACGCGCGCAAGCGCAGGCGACGCCGCCCGCGCAGACGCAGACGCAAAACCAGGCCACGCGCGATTGGTGGCAGCGCCCGGACCAGCGCGCGCACCGGACCATGCAGCAGGGCACCCAGGCCTATCGCAGCGGCGACTACCGCCGCGCCGCCGATCTGTACCGACAGGGCCAGGGCGCCGACGCGCATTACAACCGCGGCAACGCGCTGGCCAAGGCCGGCCAGTATCCGCAGGCGATCGCCGAATATGACCGCGCGCTGCAGTTGCAGCCCGGCATGGCCGACGCCATCGCCAACAAGCGCGCGGTGGAAGCGGCGATGAAGCGCAAGCCGCCGCCGGGACAGAAGTCGCAGCAGCACAATCCATCGCAGCAGGGCGGTCAGGGCCAGCAGCAACAGCCGCCGCAGCAGAGCAAGGGGCAAGCGGGCCAGCAACCGCCCAAATCGCCGCAACCCCAGCCCAACGAGCGCGACGAGTCCGGCGCGCAGCGCGAGCAGGACCCGGCCGCGCAGGCGCGCGCGCAGCAACAGGCCGACCAGGCCCAGCGCGAGCGCATGCAGCGCGCGCTGCAGCAGCGCCCCGGCGAACAGACCCCGGCGCAGGCGCGCAAGCGGGCCAAGGAAACGCCGGAGCAGCGCGAGCGCCGCATCGCCAACGAGGCCTGGCTCAAGCGCGTGCCCGACGATCCGGGCGGGCTGCTGCGCGAGAAATTCCGCATCGAGTACGAACGCCGCCAGGTGCTGGGCGAGGACGACGAATGA
- a CDS encoding vWA domain-containing protein, translated as MSETLAQALQYARELFAWPWWLLALPLPWLVRWWLPPLRSGSAALKVPYGERLDAVAAAGGRSLRGGGAGVLAWAAWALLCVAAARPQQLGEAMQPPQVGRDLMLALDLSGSMREPDMELGGQPVDRLTAAKAVLSDFLERRVGDRVGLLVFGRRAYALAPLTLDRATVRDQLADSVVGLAGQETAIGDAIALAVKRLRAQPAEQRVLILLTDGVNTAGAIEPKKAAELAQAEQVRVHTVAFGGDGSLSLFGIKLPGSGGGGDDIDETTLRAVAQATGGRFFRARDTAQLAGIYAEIDRLEPIQRPGQAVRPRIERYAWPLAGALALALLAFAWQGRRRA; from the coding sequence ATGAGCGAAACCCTGGCCCAGGCGCTGCAATACGCGCGCGAACTGTTCGCCTGGCCGTGGTGGCTGCTGGCGCTGCCTTTGCCGTGGCTGGTGCGCTGGTGGCTGCCGCCGTTGCGCAGCGGCAGCGCGGCGCTGAAGGTGCCTTACGGCGAGCGCCTGGACGCGGTGGCCGCGGCCGGCGGCCGCAGCCTGCGCGGCGGCGGTGCCGGCGTGCTGGCCTGGGCCGCGTGGGCGCTGCTGTGCGTGGCCGCGGCGCGGCCGCAGCAGCTGGGCGAGGCGATGCAGCCGCCGCAGGTCGGTCGCGACTTGATGCTGGCGCTGGACCTGTCGGGCAGCATGCGCGAGCCGGACATGGAACTCGGCGGCCAGCCCGTGGACCGCCTGACCGCGGCCAAGGCGGTGCTGTCGGACTTCCTCGAGCGCCGCGTCGGCGACCGCGTCGGCCTGCTGGTGTTCGGCCGCCGCGCCTATGCGCTGGCGCCGCTGACGTTGGACCGCGCGACCGTGCGCGACCAACTGGCCGACAGCGTGGTCGGCCTGGCCGGGCAGGAGACCGCGATCGGCGACGCCATCGCCCTGGCGGTGAAGCGCCTGCGCGCGCAGCCGGCCGAGCAGCGCGTGCTGATCCTGCTCACCGACGGCGTCAACACCGCCGGCGCGATCGAACCCAAGAAGGCCGCCGAACTGGCCCAGGCCGAACAAGTGCGCGTGCATACCGTGGCCTTCGGCGGCGACGGTTCGCTGTCGCTGTTCGGCATCAAGCTGCCCGGCTCCGGCGGCGGCGGCGACGACATCGACGAGACCACCCTGCGCGCGGTCGCACAGGCCACCGGCGGGCGCTTCTTCCGCGCCCGCGACACCGCGCAGCTGGCCGGCATCTATGCCGAGATCGACCGCCTGGAGCCGATCCAGCGCCCGGGTCAGGCGGTGCGCCCGCGCATCGAGCGTTATGCCTGGCCGCTGGCCGGCGCGCTCGCGCTGGCGCTGCTGGCCTTCGCCTGGCAGGGGAGGCGGCGCGCATGA
- a CDS encoding DUF4381 domain-containing protein — protein MADPTLLLRDVHQTAAPSWWPPAPGWWMVAAAVLLIGGALWWWRSRRLRRKRAIECLFDDALEAAATPAAQVAAMSELLRRAAREREARADRLQGEDWLAFLDRGAKSPQFAGAAGRLLLEGGYRRDVDVLQVEALRVPVRARFLQLMKAR, from the coding sequence ATGGCCGATCCCACCTTGCTGCTGCGCGACGTGCATCAAACGGCCGCGCCCTCGTGGTGGCCGCCGGCGCCCGGCTGGTGGATGGTCGCCGCCGCGGTGCTGCTGATCGGCGGCGCCCTGTGGTGGTGGCGCTCGCGCCGCCTGCGCCGCAAGCGCGCGATCGAGTGCCTGTTCGACGACGCCCTCGAGGCCGCGGCCACGCCGGCCGCGCAAGTGGCTGCGATGTCGGAGCTGCTGCGCCGCGCCGCGCGCGAACGCGAGGCGCGCGCCGACCGCTTGCAGGGCGAGGACTGGCTGGCCTTTCTCGACCGCGGCGCCAAGTCGCCGCAATTCGCCGGAGCCGCCGGTCGCCTGCTGCTGGAAGGCGGCTACCGCCGCGACGTCGACGTGTTGCAGGTGGAAGCGCTGCGCGTACCCGTGCGCGCGCGCTTCCTGCAACTGATGAAAGCGCGATGA
- a CDS encoding DUF58 domain-containing protein: protein MSDGIVPSLAELVALRAAAGGRRNARQGRHGVSGHALSPLRGRGMEYAESREYSNGDDARHIDWRLTARTGRAHTKLFQAERERLSLIVADTSPALYFGTRVRFKSVQAARAGAVAAWAAARDGDRIAALRGSLREAPVPPASSARGALRVLDALVRWYARPPADDAGLAVALDHATRLLRPGSRLVVLADPRSLDAVPERRWPALAQHHEVIVLLLTDALESAPPSSALAFRSGERRIELDLGADAQRQRWRQEFSDPVAAALERLPSRGVRVQALAGDAPSESWLPLLGRARPLVA, encoded by the coding sequence ATGAGCGACGGCATCGTCCCCAGCCTGGCCGAACTGGTCGCGCTGCGCGCGGCCGCCGGCGGCCGCCGCAACGCGCGCCAGGGCCGCCACGGCGTCAGCGGCCATGCGCTGTCGCCGCTGCGCGGGCGCGGCATGGAATACGCCGAGTCGCGCGAATACAGCAACGGCGACGATGCCCGCCACATCGACTGGCGCCTGACCGCGCGCACCGGCCGCGCCCATACCAAACTGTTCCAGGCCGAGCGCGAACGGCTGAGCCTGATCGTGGCCGACACCTCGCCGGCGCTGTACTTCGGCACCCGCGTGCGCTTCAAGTCGGTGCAGGCCGCGCGCGCCGGCGCGGTCGCGGCCTGGGCCGCGGCGCGCGACGGCGACCGCATCGCCGCCTTGCGCGGCAGCCTGCGCGAGGCGCCGGTGCCGCCGGCGTCCAGCGCGCGCGGCGCCCTGCGCGTGCTCGACGCGCTGGTGCGCTGGTACGCGCGGCCGCCGGCCGACGACGCCGGCCTGGCCGTGGCCCTGGACCACGCCACCCGCCTGCTGCGCCCCGGCTCGCGCCTGGTGGTGCTGGCCGATCCGCGCAGCCTGGACGCGGTGCCCGAGCGCCGTTGGCCGGCGCTGGCCCAGCACCACGAAGTGATCGTGCTGCTGCTCACCGACGCGCTGGAAAGCGCGCCGCCGTCGTCTGCGCTGGCCTTCCGCAGCGGCGAACGGCGGATCGAACTGGACCTGGGCGCGGACGCGCAACGGCAGCGCTGGCGGCAGGAATTCAGCGACCCGGTCGCGGCGGCGCTGGAGCGCCTGCCCTCGCGCGGCGTGCGCGTGCAGGCGCTGGCCGGCGACGCGCCCAGCGAATCCTGGCTGCCGCTGCTGGGCCGCGCGCGGCCGCTGGTGGCGTGA
- a CDS encoding AAA family ATPase → MQTPDSPAGAMPDTPPVLADAEHARLHDAFRELRQALSAEIVGQSALIERLLIALLADGHLLVEGAPGLAKTSAVRALAARLEADFARVQFTPDLLPADLTGTEVWRPQDGRFEFQAGPIFHPILLADEINRAPAKVQSALLEAMGERQVTVGRATYALPPLFLVMATQNPIEQEGTFPLPEAQLDRFLMHVRIGYPEAAAEAEILRLARERARDSLRAAAPAAQRLPLADVFAARSAVLGLHVAPAVERYLIELVLASRDAARYDAALARRIAWGASPRGSIALERCARAHAWLAGRDFVTPDDVRAIAHDVLRHRILPSYEATAEGWDGERLVGELLQRVPLP, encoded by the coding sequence ATGCAGACCCCCGACAGCCCCGCCGGCGCCATGCCGGATACGCCGCCCGTCCTGGCCGATGCCGAGCACGCGCGCCTGCACGACGCCTTCCGCGAACTGCGCCAGGCGCTGTCGGCCGAAATCGTGGGCCAGTCGGCGCTGATCGAGCGGCTGCTGATCGCGCTGCTGGCCGATGGCCACCTGCTGGTCGAAGGCGCGCCCGGCCTGGCCAAGACCAGCGCGGTGCGCGCGCTGGCGGCGCGGCTGGAAGCGGACTTCGCGCGCGTGCAGTTCACCCCCGACCTGCTGCCGGCCGACCTCACCGGCACCGAGGTTTGGCGCCCGCAGGACGGCCGCTTCGAATTCCAGGCCGGCCCGATCTTCCATCCCATCCTGCTGGCCGACGAGATCAACCGCGCGCCGGCCAAGGTGCAGTCGGCGCTGCTGGAGGCCATGGGCGAACGCCAGGTCACCGTGGGCCGCGCGACCTATGCGCTGCCGCCGCTGTTCCTGGTGATGGCCACGCAGAACCCGATCGAGCAGGAAGGCACCTTCCCGCTGCCCGAGGCGCAGCTGGACCGTTTCCTGATGCACGTGCGCATCGGCTACCCCGAAGCCGCGGCCGAGGCCGAGATCCTGCGCCTGGCGCGCGAACGCGCGCGCGACAGCCTGCGCGCGGCCGCGCCGGCGGCGCAGCGCTTGCCGCTGGCCGACGTGTTCGCCGCGCGCTCGGCGGTGCTGGGCCTGCACGTGGCGCCGGCGGTGGAGCGCTATCTGATCGAACTGGTGCTGGCCTCGCGCGACGCTGCGCGTTACGACGCCGCGCTCGCGCGCCGCATCGCCTGGGGCGCCAGCCCGCGCGGCTCGATCGCGCTGGAGCGCTGCGCACGCGCGCACGCCTGGCTGGCCGGCCGCGATTTCGTCACCCCCGACGACGTGCGCGCGATCGCCCACGACGTGCTGCGCCATCGCATCCTGCCCAGCTACGAAGCCACGGCCGAAGGCTGGGACGGCGAGCGCCTGGTCGGCGAACTGCTGCAGCGGGTGCCGCTGCCTTGA